Genomic DNA from Acidobacteriota bacterium:
GAAGCGGTTCAGATCGACAACGGCGTCATCGTGCTCGACGCCGACCTGCGCGTGCCGGATCGCGTCGCCGGCCTCGTGATCTTCGCGCACGGCAGCGGCAGCAGCCGCTTCAGCCGGCGCAACCGCGCGGTGGCGGCCGTGCTCGAGGACGCGTCGTTTGCCACGCTTCTGCTCGACCTGCTGACGCGCGAGGAAGAGCTGGCGGACGAGGTCACGCGCGAGTACCGGTTCGACATCGATCTGCTCGCACGGCGGGTCGTCTCGGCCGCCGACTGGGCGCAGGATCGCCCGGACCTGCGCGCCCTGCCGGTGGCGCTCTTCGGCGCGAGCACGGGCGCCGCGGCGGCCCTCATCGCGGCGGCGGAACGCCCGCGCGTGACGCGCGCCGTGATTTCGCGCGGCGGGCGCCCCGACCTCGCCGACGCGGCGCTGCCGCGCGTCCAGGCGCCGACGCTCCTGATCGTCGGCGAACACGACGAGCCGGTGATCGAGATGAACCGCGACGCCATGCTGCGCATGAAGATCCCCGTGGATCTGCAGATCGTGCCCGGCGCGACGCACCTCTTCGAGGAGCCGGGCGCGATCGAGCACGTGGCGCGGCTCGCGGCGGACTGGTGCCGGCGGCATCTGAAAGCAGGAGCGCGGGTTGAGCGTGCGTGAGATCCCCGCGCCGGACCGCGGCGAGAATGTGGGACAATCGACCCCGCGATGTTAGCCCCGGGCTCCGCCATTCGCCGCCGCCTCGCCGCTCTCTTCTTCATCGCCGTCGCGCTCCTGACGTGGGGCGTGGCAGGTGCGCTCGCGTGGTTCAGCTACGACGTCACGCTGAGGCTGCCGGGCCAGCAGGCGATTTCCGGCATCGGCGACATGGCGCAGCGGACGACGATCTTCGATGCGAATGACCGTCACGTGTTCACGGTCTTCAAGGAACAGCGCATCGAGATCCCGCTTCGGCAGATGTCGCCGGCGCTGCTGAAGGCGGTCGTGGCGGTCGAGGACCAGCGGTTCTACGACCACGGCGGCGTCGACATGATCCGCGTGGGGGCCGCGCTGCTGGCGAACCTGCGCGAAGGGCGGCGCGCCGAAGGGGGCAGCACGATCACGCAGCAGCTCGCGCGGCAGAGCTTTCTCACGCGCGACAAGACGCTGCGGCGGAAGTTGAAGGAGATCGTCCTCGCCTCGCGCCTCGAGCGGATGTACTCCAAGGAACGCATCCTCGAGCTGTATCTGAACAAGGTCTATTTCGGCGACGGGCTCTACGGCGCCGAGGCCGCGTCGCGCGGGTTTTTTGGCAAGCCGGCGGGCGATCTGGACCTGGCCGAGGCGGCGCTGCTCGCCGGCGTGATCCAGTCGCCCTCGGCGTACGCGCCCACCATCAACGTCGAACGCGCGATCGCGCGGCGCAACCTCGTCCTGCACGCGATGCTCTCGACCCGCGCGATCTCGCGCGAGCAGTACGAGGAGGCGCGCGCCGCGAAGGTGGCGCTCGACGACGCGCTGGACGTCGAGGAGCGCTTCGGGCTGTATTTCAAGGAGCACGTGCGGCGCGAGCTGGTGGAGAAGTTCGGCTGGCAGCGCGTGTACGAGGGCGGGCTGAAGGTCTACACCACGCTGGACTCGGCGCTGCAGCAGGCGGCGGAGCGACAGTTCGAAGACGGGCTCGCGGAGATCGAGCGCCAGCGCGGCTTCGATCAGCCCACCCGCGCCGCGCTCGTGAAGGCGTCGGCG
This window encodes:
- a CDS encoding dienelactone hydrolase family protein, which translates into the protein MAREAPRKRVLHEAVQIDNGVIVLDADLRVPDRVAGLVIFAHGSGSSRFSRRNRAVAAVLEDASFATLLLDLLTREEELADEVTREYRFDIDLLARRVVSAADWAQDRPDLRALPVALFGASTGAAAALIAAAERPRVTRAVISRGGRPDLADAALPRVQAPTLLIVGEHDEPVIEMNRDAMLRMKIPVDLQIVPGATHLFEEPGAIEHVARLAADWCRRHLKAGARVERA